The DNA window GTGGTTTGAGTTCGCTCCGCAGATCGTGCTGGATGCGCTGCGCCCCTACGACCCATCCGTCGATCGGCACCAGGTCACGCCGTTCACCCTCACCCACGGCCCAAGCGATGCCGACTCGTATCTGCTTCAGCGCGCGGTCGTGGAGCATATTCTCGGCACGGATCAGCCCGATCGCGTGTATGTCGAGGAGGCGCTTCTGGCGGTGCTCGGCAAGACGATCCACAACGCCTACCGCGCATCCGGCCTGCATCCAGGCAGCGCACGGTCGTCGGTCGCGTCGTCCGCCAGCGAGCTGACGTACGACGTTAAGCATTTTCTGGCAACGCACTTCAGGGAGCGGATCACCATCGACCAGATCGCCCAGGCGGTCTATTGCTCGCCCTACCATCTGTGCCGGATCTTCCGCCAGCAGACCGGCAGCACGATCCACAGCTATCTTAATCAGATCCGGCTGCGTACTGCGCTCGAATATCTTTCCCAGGGCACGGCAGATCTCGCCGGTCTTGGTCTTGAGCTCGGCTATTCCAGCCATAGCCACTTCACGCTGGCCTTCAGACGGGCGTTTGGCTCGGCGCCCTCGGCGCTGCGGCAGCGCGCCTCGACCAAAAAGATTCAGCAGCTCAGCAAGATTTTGATAGCCTGACCGCAGCCCGACGAGTATGCTCCAGGTAAGCATGGTGTGTGGATGATCCTGCACCTTCTCCCACCCTCAGAACTGGAGGATACGCATGCATGGCAAAACACGATTTCTGTTCCGCTGGTGCGTCCTCGCAGGCGTCCTGGCCGCGATTGGCGTCGGCCCGGTTGCCGCAGCCGATCCGTTCGTCGAGCCTGAGGCCGTCGCGCTGCACACGCTCACCGGGGAAGAGGTCGGCGATAGCTTTGGCTGGCTGGCCGAGAACATCGGCGACATTACCGGCGATGGCGTGAATGAGTTTATCACCACAGCGCCGAGCAATACAGAGAACGGGTCGTTGGCTGGCAAGATCTACGTATATTCGGGTCTTGGCGGGCCGCCGCTGCACACCGCCCTCGGCAATCCATCCGAGATCTTTGGCTGGAGCGGGTCGCGAGCGGGCGATGTGAACAACGACGGCGTGCCCGATTACATCGTGGGCGGGATCGGTACCAGCGCCGTGGCCGGACGAGTTGCGGTGTATTCGGGCGCGGATCACGCGGTGCTGCATGAGTGGACGGGCAATCCCGGCGAGTTGTTTGGATCGGGCGCTGCCGGGGCGGGCGATGTCAATCGCGACGGCTACGGCGATCTGATCGTCGGGGCGCAGTTCGTCAGCGCCAACGGCGCGAGAGCCGGACGAATCTATCTTTTCTCCGGCAGGGACGGCGCTCTGCTCTGGCTCCGCGACGGCGCGGCGGCGGGCGATCGGCTCGGCTCGGCGGTGGGCCTGGTCGGCGATGTCAACCATGACGGCGTTCCCGATCAGGTCGCGGGCGCGATGGGCGCTGGTCGTAAAGGTGGC is part of the Herpetosiphonaceae bacterium genome and encodes:
- a CDS encoding AraC family transcriptional regulator, producing MAIPDRVIFQSPTLRLGLFRCRPYEPWFEDTGPISGHLIVFPRTPVCITYAGHQPIVTDPNVVMLYNDRQEYRRSKISERGDLCEWFEFAPQIVLDALRPYDPSVDRHQVTPFTLTHGPSDADSYLLQRAVVEHILGTDQPDRVYVEEALLAVLGKTIHNAYRASGLHPGSARSSVASSASELTYDVKHFLATHFRERITIDQIAQAVYCSPYHLCRIFRQQTGSTIHSYLNQIRLRTALEYLSQGTADLAGLGLELGYSSHSHFTLAFRRAFGSAPSALRQRASTKKIQQLSKILIA
- a CDS encoding integrin alpha, giving the protein MHGKTRFLFRWCVLAGVLAAIGVGPVAAADPFVEPEAVALHTLTGEEVGDSFGWLAENIGDITGDGVNEFITTAPSNTENGSLAGKIYVYSGLGGPPLHTALGNPSEIFGWSGSRAGDVNNDGVPDYIVGGIGTSAVAGRVAVYSGADHAVLHEWTGNPGELFGSGAAGAGDVNRDGYGDLIVGAQFVSANGARAGRIYLFSGRDGALLWLRDGAAAGDRLGSAVGLVGDVNHDGVPDQVAGAMGAGRKGGGAAYVFSGVDGSIIYTLHPTGNPVLFGRFFALGAGDVNGDGTPDIFVADYNARRGANDLDDPLGLGTGRAYVFSGADGSRLLVLNAEQKNDGFGPGRGVGDVNRDGYGDLIVAAYSSSDGAPLGGKAYLYSGRDGSIIRTFTSSLANEFLGVDAIGIGDTNGDGLTDYVLTGFGATLGHVYIVAGTP